A segment of the Acaryochloris thomasi RCC1774 genome:
CCGATGGAGCGGTAAAAGCCGTACAAACGGGTGGTCCCTCTGGGGGCTGCATTCCCGCCGATGCCTTTGATACGCTTGTGGACTATGAATCTTTAAAAGCTCTGGGGTCGATTATGGGGTCCGGCGGCATGATTGTCATGGATCAATCCACCAACATGGTGGACGTGGCCCGGTTCTTTATGGAGTTCTGTATGGATGAGTCCTGTGGCAAGTGCATTCCCTGTCGAGCCGGAACCGTGCAGCTTTATCAGTTGCTCACCAAGATCAGTGAAGGTAAAGCGCAGCAGGGGGATCTAGCTCAGCTTGAAGATCTTTGCGATGTAGTGAAACACACAAGCCTCTGCGGGCTGGGACAGTCAGCCCCTAATCCAGTTTTGAGTACATTACGATTTTTCAAAGATGAGTACTTAGCGCTCATGCAGGATGTCGTATCTGACCGTCAGAAGCCTCCGTAGGGGGAGAAGAGTTTTGAGTTTTAAGTTTTGAATTAATCTACTCATTCAAAACTCAACATTCAAAACTCAAAACTGATTTAACTTTTCCATGAACCTAGTCAAAAAAATCCAGTATATGAGCATTCAAAATCTTACCCTCCGTCAATTTAGGTTGCCTCAGACGGTTGCGATGGCCCTTGGCCTACCTTCGGTAATCGCAACTCTAACCACCCTCTTCAGCATCCTCGCACCGCAGATTGCCTCAGCCGAGACAGTTCTTGAAAAAGTTGAGCGTACCGGCACGCTAACCGCCGGAACGAATAAAAACGCACTGCCCTTTGCCTTTGCAGATGAACAGAGTCAGTTGCAGGGGTATTCCGTCGATATGCTCAAGCAGATCCAGGCCCAGTTGACGAAAAAACTTGGGAAAGAAGTGGAACTGAAACTCATTGCCCTTGCCCCAGAAGATAGAATCCCAAAGCTGATTGCAGGTGAAGTCGATATTGTCTGTGATGCTAGCAGCTACACCTGGGAGCGTGAGCAGAAAATTGATTTTTCTGTAAGCTACGGTCTCACAGGGACTCGCCTACTGACCAAGAAAGGAGTCCAAGCATGGGAACCCGAGGCATTAGCAAATAAGAAAATTGCTGCCGTTGCTGGAACAACGAACGAAATTGCGATTCGCCGCGCTCAACCTCAAGCCCAGATCGTGGTTCTCAAAGATCACGCTGAGGGCTATGAGGCATTGAAGCAAGGTACCGTGGATGCCTTTGCTGCTGATGGTATTCTGCTCGAAGGCTGGCTGCAAACGGCTGAAAATCCTGAAGAGTTCAATGTTGTCGGATACTTCTCCAGAGAAGGGATTGCCTGCATGGTACCCGAGAACAATTCTAAATTTGCTGATCAGGTGAACTACTCACTGGTGCGCTTCATGGAAGGGTACCTCAAAGGTAAAGAACCCTACGTCGCAACCTTTGATCGCTGGTTTGGTCCTGAGGCTAAAGTGCCTCTAACTCAAGATCTGCGCGCTTTAGTCTTAGAAACGATGCAGTTGGTGATCGACTTCAAAGAAGAAATTCCTGAAAGTGAACTTTAAGGTCGGGTTTCTCTCTCTATCACGGTCTAAGATTCCACAGGTGTATTCACACGATAGCTTTGCTCAGAGATGAGTTCATCAATTCCCTATGGCTTAAGGCTCACAACATCCTCAGATTGTCTAGATAGCCTCAAGTTAAGGAGTCGTTATTGAGGTATAGGGACTATGACAGACGCAACCTTTTTCAACTTAGGTAGAGTCTCTCCAAGACAACAGAGTACCGCTTCTCAGCAAGGCTCTGAGAGTCAAGAGATCCTATGGTCCGATTTAGGCAACTTAGACCATGCTGACTCATCCACTGAGGCCCTCGCCGATCAAGAAATGGGAGCTGCTCCAGCTTTGAAGCGGCTACAGAAAACAATGGCGAGTACTGAGCTTACCGGCGGTGATCCTGATGATGATGCCTATCAAGCCTCGGTTGTTGGCGAAGAAGCTGTGGGTGGTCAGACGCCTACACCCGATCAGAATGTCACCGAAGAGTTGCAAAAGGCTGTAGGGATTGCCTCTATTGAGGGTGAGACTGTCCGCACAGCAGCAAAGTTAGAGTGGCGAGATCGACATCCCTGGGGATTGAATCCCGAGTCTGCTGAAGATTATCGGGAGCGACTTGAGTAGATACCTCAACAATAGGGCAGATGCGATCGCAAACCAATAATTAGTGAGGAGGTCAATTTTATATGAGACTCGTTATTCAAGGCAAAAATCTGGACATCACTGATGCCATCCATGATTATGTGCAACAAAAAATAGGTAAGGCAATGATGCATTTTGAGCATCTAACCACTAAAACAGATGTCAAGCTATCTGTTCCAAGTCAATCTAGGAAGCAGCCTCGACAAAATGCAGAGGTAACTGTTTTTGCGAATGGCACCGTTATTCGGGCAGAAGAGAACCATGAGAACCTCTATGCCAGTATTGACTTAGTCGCTGATAAGCTTTCTCGTCAGCTACAGAAGTATAAAGGTAAAAAAGCGCAATTCTCTAAATCAAAGCGGCAGGTAGATGAAAGTCACGATCACCCCCTTGTGCCCGAAGAATTGACTCAGGAACGCGCTCCAGAACTGCCTCAGACAGTGGTCCGAAATAAGTTCTTTGCGATGCCGTCAATGACAGCACAGGACGCATTAGAAAACTTGCAGCTTGTTGATCATGATTTTTATGTGTTCCGCAATGAATCAACTGAAGAGATCAACGTAATCTATGAGCGCAATCATGGCGGCTATGGCATCATTCAGCCTCGTGAAGAGAATAAAGCTGATCAGTCGTCAGTCTCCCATTAAAATCCTTGATTCGCTTTCAGGCCGTCGTCTTTGTGCCTGAGGGGATTGAGCCAAACCGTAACGTCTATTGTTTTGAGGGGTAAACCATGTCTAAAGATAATGTGCTGAATTTTTTGTCCAAGGCTGCTGAAGATGAGCATCTGAAGGCAAAACTAGAGACAACTGCGAGCCAAGATGAGGTGGTGGGGGTCGCCAACCAGGCAGGGTATGAGTTCTCTACAGAGCATGTGGACGAGATGCTCACAGAGCTGAAGCAGAAACCCGGATTTTTCGGGATGCTGTCAGAGGCCGTGGCTGAGCTATTTGGTCCGGTTCACGATGACTATCCGGCGACTGGCGTTCAGCCCTATGGCGGTGATTCCAACCCCAAGCCATGAATATCGGGACAGTCCCCATCATTCTTCATATTGCTTAGAGCCTTTGATTTGTCTTGATGCCTAAAACAGTTTTAGTTTGCCAGAACACGACCTGTTACCAGCAAGGCTCTGCGAACGTGCTGACTGAGTTTCTATCCGGCGCTCCGTCTGGCATTACAGTGGAGTCTTCTGGTTGCTTGGGGCAGTGTGGGAGTGGTCCGATGGTACTCATTTTGCCGGAAGAGACATGGTATAGCCACGTCCAGCCCCGTGACGCGGCTGTGATTGCGGAGCAGCACCTCAACGCAGGACGGATCGTCACTAAAAAGCTGTATCCACTTTTTCATCCTCCGCGCAGGCCCATTGGAATGTGGCTAGCCGCTGGCAGTTTCTTGCTAGGTTTTTCTCTCTTACTGATTTGGATGCTAACGACTCATGCTGCTCTGCTGTCTAGGAATTAGGAGCTTAGGTTAGTCAATTTGATTTCAGCACCCTCTAATTATTTTGGGATTAGTTATGCCACAACAACATCCGTTTTATTTGCTTTGGTCTGGCGCGATTAACTTGGGAGATACGCCTGGTGTGTTCAACAACGCACAATTTGCGGGCCTTCTAGTACAGATTCCAGTCACGCTATCTTTCATACCAGAGAATGATTTACCCGTTCGCTTTCTGCTGAAAACGTCTGACGTTGAAATATTCAATGACAAAAAGCATCCCGTCTTTTGGGATTGGGAGCCGGGTACAGCGCTGCCCTCACCCGTTGGTTACGTTGATGATACGGATTTGATTCCAGAGCAGCCTGAATTTCATGAGTTGTCTGTCCCGCATTCGGCTGCAGCCGTT
Coding sequences within it:
- a CDS encoding amino acid ABC transporter substrate-binding protein — encoded protein: MALGLPSVIATLTTLFSILAPQIASAETVLEKVERTGTLTAGTNKNALPFAFADEQSQLQGYSVDMLKQIQAQLTKKLGKEVELKLIALAPEDRIPKLIAGEVDIVCDASSYTWEREQKIDFSVSYGLTGTRLLTKKGVQAWEPEALANKKIAAVAGTTNEIAIRRAQPQAQIVVLKDHAEGYEALKQGTVDAFAADGILLEGWLQTAENPEEFNVVGYFSREGIACMVPENNSKFADQVNYSLVRFMEGYLKGKEPYVATFDRWFGPEAKVPLTQDLRALVLETMQLVIDFKEEIPESEL
- a CDS encoding Nif11-like leader peptide family natural product precursor, with product MSKDNVLNFLSKAAEDEHLKAKLETTASQDEVVGVANQAGYEFSTEHVDEMLTELKQKPGFFGMLSEAVAELFGPVHDDYPATGVQPYGGDSNPKP
- the hpf gene encoding ribosome hibernation-promoting factor, HPF/YfiA family, with the protein product MRLVIQGKNLDITDAIHDYVQQKIGKAMMHFEHLTTKTDVKLSVPSQSRKQPRQNAEVTVFANGTVIRAEENHENLYASIDLVADKLSRQLQKYKGKKAQFSKSKRQVDESHDHPLVPEELTQERAPELPQTVVRNKFFAMPSMTAQDALENLQLVDHDFYVFRNESTEEINVIYERNHGGYGIIQPREENKADQSSVSH
- a CDS encoding DUF6335 family protein; translated protein: MTDATFFNLGRVSPRQQSTASQQGSESQEILWSDLGNLDHADSSTEALADQEMGAAPALKRLQKTMASTELTGGDPDDDAYQASVVGEEAVGGQTPTPDQNVTEELQKAVGIASIEGETVRTAAKLEWRDRHPWGLNPESAEDYRERLE
- a CDS encoding (2Fe-2S) ferredoxin domain-containing protein is translated as MPKTVLVCQNTTCYQQGSANVLTEFLSGAPSGITVESSGCLGQCGSGPMVLILPEETWYSHVQPRDAAVIAEQHLNAGRIVTKKLYPLFHPPRRPIGMWLAAGSFLLGFSLLLIWMLTTHAALLSRN